One Micromonospora eburnea genomic region harbors:
- a CDS encoding UDP-N-acetylglucosamine--N-acetylmuramyl-(pentapeptide) pyrophosphoryl-undecaprenol N-acetylglucosamine transferase — MAVYAAEHLRGLRMIVTGGGTGGHTYPALTTIRALHGRLAAAGTEPDVRWVGVAHGLEARIARQEGIPFTAITTGKLRRSPNLHEWARNVADAFRVPFGIFQAIMIVVRTRPEVIFSTGGYVSVPIGIAAWMTGRPLVMHEQILTLGLANRILARLADRVLLSHESSIEHLPAGARTRAVVTGNPVRPEILTGNRNRALAAYHLDPRLPLVYVTGGAQGAVQVNNLIADILPGLLPKCQVLHQCGDYSLDRMRQVGAALPEHLRSRYRVVDYVYDELPDVLSAADIVVARSGAGTVAELTALGKACVLIPLIPTGGDEQRRTARHLADAGASRMLAGPDASANRLYEEIMVLLDHPERRQELANAARQQGRPHAAAAVASAIIDAAGRCRS; from the coding sequence ATGGCCGTCTACGCCGCGGAACATCTCCGCGGTCTCCGCATGATCGTCACGGGTGGGGGAACGGGCGGGCACACCTACCCGGCGCTGACCACGATCCGTGCGCTCCACGGCCGGCTAGCGGCAGCCGGCACCGAACCGGACGTCCGCTGGGTGGGTGTCGCTCACGGACTGGAGGCCAGAATCGCCCGGCAGGAGGGCATTCCCTTCACCGCGATCACCACGGGCAAACTGCGCCGCTCGCCGAACCTGCACGAGTGGGCCCGCAACGTCGCCGATGCCTTCCGCGTGCCGTTCGGCATCTTCCAGGCCATCATGATCGTGGTGCGTACCCGGCCCGAGGTAATCTTCTCTACCGGCGGATACGTCTCCGTCCCGATCGGGATCGCCGCCTGGATGACCGGCCGTCCGCTGGTCATGCACGAGCAGATCCTCACGCTCGGGCTGGCGAACCGGATCCTTGCCCGCCTCGCCGATCGAGTTCTGCTGAGCCACGAGTCCTCCATCGAGCATCTGCCCGCCGGAGCCAGAACCCGCGCGGTGGTCACCGGCAACCCGGTCCGGCCAGAGATCCTCACGGGCAACCGCAACCGGGCGCTCGCCGCGTATCACTTGGACCCCCGCCTGCCGCTGGTGTACGTCACCGGCGGTGCCCAGGGCGCCGTCCAGGTCAACAACCTGATCGCCGACATCCTCCCCGGACTCCTGCCGAAATGTCAGGTGCTGCACCAGTGCGGCGACTACTCCCTCGACCGGATGCGGCAGGTCGGGGCCGCCCTTCCGGAACACCTGCGCAGCAGGTACCGGGTCGTCGACTACGTCTACGACGAACTGCCGGACGTCCTGAGCGCCGCGGACATCGTCGTCGCGCGCAGCGGCGCCGGCACCGTCGCCGAACTCACCGCGCTGGGCAAGGCCTGCGTCCTCATCCCGCTCATCCCCACCGGCGGCGACGAACAGCGGCGGACCGCGCGGCACCTCGCCGACGCCGGCGCCTCCCGTATGCTCGCCGGCCCCGACGCCTCCGCCAACCGTCTGTACGAGGAGATCATGGTGCTGCTCGACCACCCGGAACGACGCCAGGAGCTGGCCAACGCCGCCCGTCAACAGGGCCGCCCCCACGCGGCCGCAGCCGTGGCCAGCGCAATCATCGACGCCGCCGGCCGGTGCCGGTCATGA
- a CDS encoding P1 family peptidase — MKQLSRRARDLGLVVGPLPTGRHNAITDVAGILVGHTTIDDGADLHTGVTAVVPSQLGPGRWTLPAAVYSGNGHGKLVGSTQVDELGVLESPIVLTATLSVFWAADALLGYLMDRRPDGLSFNPLVGETNDGHLSDIRRRPITTEHVLAAITQASGEPPAEGCVGAGTGTTALGFKAGIGTSSRTVRVADRPATVGALVQSNFGGVLTALGVPLPADELIPDADRAEPPGNSCMIVVATDVPLDARQLGRLARRAIFAMGRVGASYSNTSGDYAIAFSTAQPHLPPIPDGEINPVFAATLDAVEEALLNSLFTAVTTTGTAGRTSHAIPHREAIRRLTAAGRLAAPV, encoded by the coding sequence ATGAAGCAGCTGAGCCGCCGCGCCCGCGACCTCGGACTCGTCGTTGGGCCGCTGCCTACCGGGCGGCACAATGCGATCACCGACGTCGCCGGGATTCTGGTCGGGCACACCACCATCGACGACGGCGCCGACCTGCACACCGGTGTCACCGCTGTTGTACCGAGCCAACTCGGCCCCGGACGATGGACCCTGCCGGCCGCTGTCTACTCCGGCAACGGCCACGGGAAACTCGTCGGCTCGACCCAGGTCGACGAACTCGGGGTCCTGGAGTCACCGATCGTCCTGACCGCCACGTTGTCCGTCTTTTGGGCCGCGGACGCCCTGCTGGGTTACCTGATGGACCGCCGGCCGGACGGCCTGTCGTTCAACCCCCTGGTCGGCGAGACCAACGACGGCCACCTGTCCGACATCCGCCGTCGCCCCATCACCACGGAACACGTGCTCGCCGCCATCACCCAGGCGTCCGGTGAACCACCGGCGGAGGGCTGCGTCGGAGCCGGCACCGGCACCACGGCCCTCGGCTTCAAGGCCGGCATCGGCACCTCGTCCAGGACGGTGCGGGTGGCCGACCGTCCGGCGACGGTCGGCGCCCTCGTCCAGTCCAACTTCGGCGGAGTGCTGACCGCCCTCGGCGTTCCGCTGCCCGCCGACGAGCTGATCCCGGACGCCGACCGGGCCGAGCCGCCCGGCAACTCGTGCATGATCGTGGTGGCCACCGACGTGCCCCTGGACGCCCGACAGCTCGGACGCCTCGCCCGGCGGGCCATCTTCGCGATGGGCCGGGTCGGAGCGTCATACAGTAACACCAGCGGCGACTACGCGATCGCGTTCAGCACCGCCCAGCCGCACCTGCCACCCATCCCTGACGGGGAAATCAACCCCGTCTTCGCCGCCACCCTGGACGCGGTCGAGGAAGCCCTGCTCAACTCGCTGTTCACCGCCGTCACCACCACCGGTACGGCTGGTCGGACCAGTCACGCCATTCCACATCGAGAGGCGATCCGGCGGTTGACGGCCGCCGGCCGACTGGCGGCGCCAGTCTGA
- a CDS encoding HNH endonuclease family protein codes for MTPRIVRAAVATTAALIVSLAATAAPAQATPPNIPSYSTALSRLNSLTVAAESHQSTYNRDLFPHWITISGSCNTREQVLKRDGTNVTVDSNCYPTSGSWYSPYDGATWTNPADIDIDHMVPLAEAWRSGAWAWTTSARQTYANDLGGPELWAVTDNVNQAKGDQDPARWKPSRAAFHCTYARAWIQVKWYYNLTVDSAEKSALNSMLGTC; via the coding sequence GTGACCCCCCGTATTGTCAGAGCCGCCGTCGCGACAACGGCCGCACTCATCGTTTCCCTCGCCGCCACCGCCGCCCCGGCCCAGGCCACCCCGCCCAACATCCCCTCATACAGCACCGCCCTCAGCCGGCTGAACTCGCTCACCGTCGCCGCCGAATCCCACCAGTCCACCTACAACCGCGACCTGTTCCCGCACTGGATCACCATCAGCGGCTCCTGCAACACCCGCGAGCAGGTCCTCAAGCGCGACGGCACCAACGTCACCGTCGACAGCAACTGCTACCCGACCTCCGGATCCTGGTACAGCCCCTACGACGGCGCGACCTGGACGAACCCCGCTGACATCGACATCGACCACATGGTTCCCCTCGCCGAGGCCTGGCGCTCCGGGGCCTGGGCGTGGACGACCTCCGCACGCCAGACGTACGCCAACGACCTCGGCGGTCCCGAGCTGTGGGCCGTCACCGACAACGTCAACCAGGCGAAGGGCGATCAGGACCCGGCCAGGTGGAAGCCCTCGCGCGCGGCCTTCCACTGCACCTACGCCAGGGCCTGGATCCAGGTGAAGTGGTACTACAACCTCACCGTCGACAGCGCGGAGAAGTCCGCGCTCAACAGCATGCTCGGCACCTGCTGA
- a CDS encoding MBL fold metallo-hydrolase: MRRSLRHLAGRVWWYPHDEDHDNVQGGVAVIADESGSVLVDAGNSPAAARQIRADIEAAGLPAPRRLVYTHHHWDHVWGACAWPDVEVIGHRTGARILDAEARRPWGHRYLREELAANPLLGPSFRARARAMDSWNDFTIVPPHTEFDDALTLPGGIVVRHVGGRHAEDSTVVAVPDSGVLLLGDCFYPPPYHLRKPGDTYDLELIRSLLDENDLGRFDWYVDSHSHPRTGSEVRQLLASLSG; the protein is encoded by the coding sequence ATGCGGAGATCCTTGCGGCACCTGGCCGGCCGGGTGTGGTGGTATCCACACGACGAGGACCACGACAACGTCCAGGGTGGGGTCGCGGTCATCGCAGACGAGTCGGGCAGCGTGCTGGTCGACGCCGGCAACAGTCCCGCGGCCGCTCGACAGATCCGGGCCGACATCGAGGCGGCTGGGCTGCCGGCACCGCGCCGCCTGGTCTACACCCACCACCATTGGGACCATGTCTGGGGTGCGTGCGCCTGGCCGGATGTGGAGGTCATCGGGCACCGGACCGGGGCCCGCATCCTCGATGCGGAGGCCCGACGCCCGTGGGGGCACCGGTATCTGCGCGAGGAGCTGGCCGCAAACCCCCTGCTCGGGCCGAGTTTCCGGGCCCGGGCCCGGGCAATGGACTCCTGGAATGACTTCACCATCGTGCCGCCGCACACCGAGTTCGACGACGCGCTGACCCTGCCCGGTGGGATCGTGGTTCGCCACGTCGGTGGCCGGCACGCCGAGGACTCGACAGTGGTCGCGGTGCCCGACTCCGGCGTGCTGCTGCTCGGGGACTGCTTCTACCCACCGCCCTACCACCTGCGGAAGCCGGGTGACACGTACGACCTGGAGCTGATCCGGTCGCTGCTCGACGAGAACGACCTCGGCCGGTTCGACTGGTATGTCGACAGCCACAGTCATCCCCGCACCGGTTCGGAGGTACGGCAGCTGCTTGCCAGCCTGTCGGGCTGA
- a CDS encoding sensor histidine kinase: MSFRLRVLWLVILVAVSATAATAWLTLRQASRQINDSASADRAQLDEVVDRLRAYGSQHGTWEGVPNLVRELRTQTGQRIHLVADTGQVIVDTDTQEKRTARPLGMTVGFVDPRPALNLAALPTDPAGREKGLVGAIAAYRTGVRFAACLTREHVPVVAVPTSTGVPQFDADLNTAGWHGRQAANDIVKSCRDIAAGPGRDVLDPAWMLVCATPTVGTPDSCLAQAFTNAISDVAPVPARVYLGARGDPASVLAAGPLLAAAAGVAAVAVIGTVLLSRRVLRPIDTLTAAAQRLGRGDLTGRVPVRGNDELAELARSFNRMADSLQRGEERQRRLVADVAHELRTPLANLRGYLEALSDGVITPDQELYASLLEEAVLQQRIVDDLQDLALAEAGNLAYHRVAVDLAELLETCGTAHHARAESAGVSLRVEAEPVAVHADPDRLRQVVGNLVTNALRATTAGGSVRLVANRTETQAIVRVVDTGSGIAADALPHVFDRFWRADAARGRRTGGSGLGLAIARQIVTDHQGTITVASEVGVGTTFTITLPRADQ, encoded by the coding sequence GTGAGTTTCCGGCTCCGGGTGCTCTGGCTGGTCATCCTCGTCGCGGTGAGCGCGACCGCGGCGACCGCGTGGCTGACCCTGCGACAGGCCTCGCGACAGATCAACGACTCGGCCTCCGCCGACCGGGCGCAACTCGACGAGGTCGTCGACCGACTCAGGGCGTACGGCAGCCAGCACGGCACCTGGGAGGGCGTGCCCAACCTGGTGCGGGAGCTGCGCACCCAGACCGGTCAGCGGATCCACCTGGTCGCCGACACGGGCCAGGTGATCGTGGACACCGACACCCAGGAGAAACGCACCGCCCGGCCGCTCGGCATGACGGTCGGGTTCGTCGACCCGCGCCCGGCATTGAATCTGGCCGCATTGCCAACGGATCCGGCGGGCCGGGAGAAAGGTCTGGTCGGCGCGATCGCCGCCTACCGCACCGGCGTGCGGTTCGCGGCCTGCCTGACGCGGGAGCACGTCCCGGTTGTCGCCGTACCCACCAGCACGGGAGTGCCGCAGTTCGACGCCGACCTGAACACGGCCGGCTGGCACGGCCGCCAGGCCGCCAACGACATCGTCAAGAGCTGCCGCGACATCGCGGCGGGCCCAGGCCGGGACGTGCTGGACCCTGCCTGGATGCTGGTCTGTGCCACCCCGACGGTGGGAACACCTGATTCCTGCCTGGCTCAAGCCTTCACCAACGCGATCAGTGACGTCGCACCGGTCCCCGCCCGGGTCTACCTCGGCGCTCGCGGCGATCCGGCTTCCGTGTTGGCCGCCGGTCCACTGCTCGCCGCAGCGGCAGGCGTTGCGGCGGTCGCGGTCATCGGCACCGTGCTGCTGAGCCGGCGGGTGCTACGCCCCATCGACACGCTCACCGCGGCCGCCCAGCGGCTCGGTCGGGGCGACCTCACCGGGCGGGTTCCGGTGCGGGGCAACGACGAGCTGGCGGAGCTGGCCCGGTCGTTCAACCGCATGGCAGACTCCCTGCAACGCGGGGAGGAGCGGCAACGCCGGCTGGTCGCCGACGTCGCACATGAGCTGCGTACCCCGCTGGCCAACCTGCGCGGCTATCTCGAGGCGCTCTCCGACGGCGTGATCACCCCGGACCAGGAGCTCTACGCCTCGCTGCTCGAAGAGGCGGTGCTGCAACAGCGCATTGTCGATGACCTACAGGACCTGGCCCTGGCCGAGGCCGGCAACCTGGCGTACCACCGGGTCGCGGTGGATCTGGCCGAACTCCTGGAGACCTGCGGCACCGCCCACCACGCCCGGGCGGAGTCAGCCGGGGTGTCGTTGCGCGTGGAGGCTGAGCCGGTTGCGGTACACGCCGATCCCGACCGGCTCCGCCAGGTGGTGGGCAATCTCGTCACCAACGCACTGCGGGCGACCACTGCGGGCGGCAGCGTCCGGCTGGTCGCGAACCGCACCGAAACACAGGCGATCGTCCGGGTCGTCGACACCGGCTCGGGAATCGCAGCGGACGCGCTGCCGCACGTGTTCGACCGGTTCTGGCGGGCCGACGCCGCACGGGGCCGCCGTACCGGGGGCAGTGGCCTCGGCCTCGCCATCGCCCGGCAGATCGTCACCGATCACCAGGGCACGATCACGGTCGCGAGTGAGGTCGGCGTCGGAACGACATTCACCATCACGCTGCCCCGCGCGGACCAGTGA
- a CDS encoding erythromycin esterase family protein — translation MPVPSHHTPFVDWLRGHAVPLTHLDPSAPLDDLEPLREVIGNARVVAIGENSHFITEFSLMRQRILRFLVERCGFTVLAFEYGFSEGFPLDTWAQGEGTDHDLPAQLAAAIPVGVDEPLRWIRRHNATADVPVRFAGIDIPAAGGSLLPALAPVADYLRQVDPETLPAIQAAMRIADSFAGASAAAAAPAWTRLTAAEQDALSAILMRLLIRFRAVAPLYVSRGDQHSYDIAVRRLEAACHADYSFRAMADLFAGTGLTADTSARDVYMAGSVLWHLERLEPGTRIVLAAHNAHIQKTPVSFDGHLTGLPMGQHLHNFLGDDYVALALSSIAGHTADMRPDENARFGFAIDNNELPPPEPGSIEAAFADAGLGLSIADLRQARTGAAGDIEPFPGPDRIRIQSAYVHTPVLDAFDGILNTPTSTVAADIQT, via the coding sequence ATGCCAGTTCCGTCCCACCACACCCCGTTCGTCGACTGGCTTCGCGGCCACGCCGTCCCGCTCACCCACCTCGACCCGTCGGCGCCGCTCGACGATCTGGAGCCGCTGCGCGAAGTCATCGGCAACGCGCGCGTCGTCGCGATCGGTGAGAACTCCCACTTCATCACCGAGTTCTCGCTCATGCGCCAGCGCATCCTGCGATTCCTGGTCGAACGCTGCGGCTTCACCGTCCTGGCCTTCGAATACGGCTTCAGCGAAGGCTTCCCCCTCGACACCTGGGCCCAGGGGGAGGGGACGGACCATGATCTGCCGGCCCAGCTCGCCGCGGCGATTCCGGTGGGGGTCGATGAGCCACTGCGCTGGATACGCCGACACAACGCCACCGCCGACGTGCCGGTGCGTTTTGCCGGGATCGACATTCCGGCGGCCGGTGGGTCCTTGCTTCCCGCACTGGCCCCGGTCGCCGACTACCTGCGCCAGGTCGACCCCGAGACCCTGCCGGCGATCCAGGCGGCGATGCGGATCGCCGACTCGTTCGCCGGTGCCTCCGCGGCTGCGGCCGCACCGGCCTGGACGCGTCTGACCGCCGCCGAGCAGGACGCTCTCAGCGCGATCCTGATGCGCCTGCTCATCCGGTTCCGCGCCGTCGCACCGCTCTACGTCTCCCGCGGGGACCAGCACAGCTACGACATCGCCGTGCGCCGCCTCGAAGCCGCCTGTCACGCCGACTACAGCTTCCGCGCCATGGCCGACCTCTTCGCCGGCACCGGCCTGACCGCCGACACCTCGGCCCGCGACGTCTACATGGCCGGGTCGGTCCTGTGGCACCTGGAGCGCCTCGAACCAGGGACCCGCATCGTGTTGGCGGCCCACAACGCCCACATCCAGAAAACGCCGGTCTCCTTCGACGGCCACCTCACGGGGCTGCCCATGGGGCAGCACCTGCACAACTTCCTGGGCGATGACTACGTCGCCCTTGCCCTGAGCAGCATTGCCGGACACACCGCCGACATGCGCCCCGACGAGAACGCTCGCTTCGGTTTCGCGATCGACAACAACGAGCTGCCACCGCCCGAGCCGGGAAGCATCGAGGCCGCCTTCGCCGACGCCGGCCTCGGGCTGAGCATCGCCGATCTCCGCCAGGCGCGTACGGGGGCAGCCGGCGACATCGAACCTTTCCCTGGCCCCGACCGCATCCGGATCCAGAGCGCGTACGTGCACACACCCGTCCTCGACGCGTTCGACGGCATCCTCAACACGCCGACCTCCACCGTCGCCGCCGACATCCAGACCTGA
- the alr gene encoding alanine racemase: protein MIDLAAIAENIRTIAAVARTGLMAVVKADGFGHGAVPVARAALGAGATWLGVTSATEALALRSAGIDAPVLSWLHRPDEDFTRLIAADVDIAVSTLTHLRAIADAATDLGVPAAVQLKADVGLSRNGANGDDWPELVAWARKHEKEGSVQVHGVWSHLTNADVPGCPSIVRQVSTFREALRIARDAGLDPEIVHLANSAAALATPETRFDLCRIGLAMYGISPFGAADPRRFGLRPAMTLRSRVINLKRVPAGTGVSYGADHVTNRPTTLALLPLGYADGLSRTAEGRAWVWLAGRRCPIVGRIAMDQCVVDVGDLPVALGDPVVVFGPGAEPGSPEPAEPTATEWAQWAGTIPHEVLTGIGARVARVHLPGEADTP, encoded by the coding sequence GTGATCGATCTTGCGGCGATCGCGGAGAACATCCGGACGATCGCGGCGGTCGCCCGTACCGGGTTGATGGCCGTGGTGAAGGCCGACGGGTTCGGGCACGGCGCGGTGCCGGTGGCGCGGGCCGCGTTGGGGGCCGGCGCCACCTGGCTGGGCGTGACCTCGGCCACGGAGGCGTTGGCGCTGCGATCGGCGGGCATCGACGCGCCCGTCCTGAGCTGGCTGCACCGGCCGGACGAGGACTTCACCCGCCTGATCGCCGCGGACGTCGACATCGCGGTGTCGACCCTGACCCATCTGCGCGCGATCGCCGACGCGGCCACGGATCTCGGTGTGCCCGCCGCGGTCCAGCTCAAGGCGGACGTCGGTCTGTCACGTAACGGCGCCAACGGTGACGACTGGCCCGAGCTGGTCGCCTGGGCTCGCAAGCACGAGAAGGAGGGCAGCGTCCAGGTACACGGGGTGTGGTCCCACCTGACGAACGCCGACGTGCCTGGATGCCCGAGCATCGTGCGGCAGGTGTCGACATTCCGGGAGGCGCTGCGGATCGCCCGGGACGCTGGGCTTGATCCTGAGATAGTGCATTTGGCCAATTCGGCGGCGGCGCTCGCCACCCCGGAGACCCGGTTCGATCTCTGTCGGATCGGCCTGGCCATGTACGGCATCAGCCCCTTCGGCGCGGCGGATCCCCGCCGTTTCGGCCTGCGACCCGCCATGACCCTACGGTCAAGGGTGATCAACCTGAAACGCGTGCCCGCCGGGACCGGCGTCTCGTACGGGGCCGACCACGTGACCAACCGGCCGACCACACTCGCTCTGCTGCCGCTCGGGTACGCCGATGGCCTGTCGCGCACCGCCGAGGGCCGCGCGTGGGTCTGGCTCGCCGGTCGACGATGTCCGATCGTCGGCCGCATCGCCATGGATCAGTGCGTCGTCGACGTCGGCGATCTACCGGTGGCGCTCGGCGATCCCGTGGTCGTCTTCGGCCCCGGCGCCGAACCCGGCTCGCCCGAACCGGCCGAGCCGACGGCCACCGAGTGGGCGCAGTGGGCCGGCACCATCCCGCACGAAGTCTTGACCGGAATCGGCGCGCGAGTGGCGCGCGTGCACCTACCGGGGGAAGCGGATACACCATGA
- a CDS encoding D-alanine--D-alanine ligase family protein — MTVRLAMLFGGRSGEHDVSRRSAESILAHLDRDTYDVTEVLIERDGQWRVNGDRATFAQALRTLGDQDVVFPALHGPYGEDGIVQSMLEWLGVAFVGNGVFASAAGMDKPVTKKLLVADGLRVAAGVTLRPDEELSSRDRERLGLPVFVKPARAGSSLGVSKVEQWAQLPAALRLARESDAKVLVERAVRGREIDVGVLQHPDGRVEAGPPLEIRVANASFFDYDAKYDGGAVFDIPAQLDSGTTRLLQDRAVQAFHALGCRGLLRVDFFLPDPEADHGTEWTGDHREPVINEVNTFPGFTAASQYPQIWQRAGVGYSALLDILIQGALQRRDTAFPCPSPC, encoded by the coding sequence ATGACTGTTCGTTTGGCGATGCTGTTCGGTGGGCGCAGCGGAGAGCACGACGTCTCCCGGCGCTCGGCGGAAAGCATCCTGGCCCATCTCGACCGTGACACGTACGACGTGACCGAGGTGCTGATCGAGCGCGACGGCCAGTGGCGGGTGAACGGCGACCGGGCCACGTTCGCGCAGGCGCTGCGGACCCTCGGCGACCAGGACGTGGTGTTCCCGGCGCTGCACGGCCCGTACGGTGAGGACGGCATCGTCCAGTCGATGCTGGAGTGGCTCGGCGTCGCTTTCGTCGGAAACGGTGTCTTCGCCAGCGCCGCGGGGATGGACAAACCGGTCACGAAGAAACTCCTCGTCGCCGACGGCCTGCGGGTGGCCGCGGGGGTGACGCTGCGCCCCGACGAGGAGCTGTCGTCGCGGGATCGGGAGCGACTGGGGCTGCCCGTTTTCGTCAAGCCGGCCAGGGCCGGCTCCAGCCTGGGCGTCTCCAAGGTTGAACAGTGGGCGCAACTGCCCGCCGCCCTGCGGCTCGCACGCGAGAGCGACGCGAAGGTTCTCGTCGAACGCGCCGTGCGCGGCCGCGAGATCGACGTCGGCGTCCTCCAGCACCCCGACGGTCGCGTCGAGGCCGGGCCGCCGCTGGAGATACGGGTGGCGAACGCCTCCTTCTTCGACTACGACGCCAAGTACGACGGCGGTGCCGTCTTCGACATTCCGGCTCAGCTCGACTCCGGCACCACCCGACTACTGCAGGACCGGGCCGTGCAGGCGTTCCACGCGCTCGGATGCCGTGGGCTGCTCCGCGTCGACTTCTTCCTCCCCGATCCGGAAGCCGATCACGGCACAGAGTGGACCGGAGACCACCGGGAGCCGGTGATCAACGAGGTCAACACCTTTCCCGGCTTCACCGCCGCCTCCCAGTATCCGCAGATCTGGCAGCGGGCCGGCGTCGGCTACTCCGCACTGCTCGACATCCTCATCCAGGGCGCGCTGCAGCGACGCGACACCGCCTTCCCCTGCCCGAGTCCCTGCTGA
- a CDS encoding M15 family metallopeptidase, with the protein MQTTYFESYQEELRRRYPEWDPARRHVEASKYISPPEVAPHSTGGTVDLTLCTADGIELDLGTIVNASPVDSANACFTGSPDISPQARTNRDILAQALSSAGMVNYPTEWWHWSFGDRYWALSTGATRTRYGPVDVP; encoded by the coding sequence CTGCAGACGACCTACTTCGAGAGCTACCAGGAAGAACTGCGCCGCAGGTATCCGGAGTGGGACCCGGCGCGCCGGCACGTGGAGGCCAGCAAGTACATCTCGCCGCCCGAGGTGGCTCCGCACAGCACCGGCGGGACGGTCGACCTCACCCTCTGCACGGCTGACGGGATCGAACTGGACCTGGGCACGATCGTCAACGCCAGCCCGGTGGACAGCGCCAACGCCTGCTTCACCGGATCGCCCGACATCTCCCCGCAGGCCCGCACCAACCGCGACATCCTCGCCCAGGCGCTCTCGTCCGCCGGCATGGTCAACTACCCGACCGAATGGTGGCACTGGTCGTTCGGCGACCGCTACTGGGCGCTGAGCACCGGGGCCACCCGGACCCGGTACGGGCCGGTAGACGTCCCGTGA
- a CDS encoding response regulator transcription factor, which translates to MGNMSARILVAEDDPKQANLVRLYLEREGHSVLLVGDGRAALDQCRSRRPDLVILDVMMPVVDGLDVCRILRAESEIPILLLTARTTEDDVLLGLDLGADDYLTKPYSPRELAARVRALLRRARVVSADNRAVLRVGELEVDAGRFEVRVGGRPVALTAKEFGILEVLAGEPGRVFTRAQIIDRAFGFDHYVLERTVDAHVMNLRRKVEDDVAEPRYVQTVYGRGYRLAEPEPERAATPTHGGRPGASR; encoded by the coding sequence ATGGGGAACATGAGCGCGCGGATCCTGGTCGCCGAGGACGACCCCAAGCAGGCCAACCTGGTACGGCTCTATCTCGAACGCGAGGGGCACAGCGTGCTGCTGGTCGGCGACGGGCGGGCCGCGCTGGACCAGTGCCGGTCCCGGCGGCCGGACCTGGTGATCCTCGACGTGATGATGCCGGTCGTCGACGGCCTCGACGTATGCCGGATCCTGCGCGCGGAATCAGAGATTCCGATCCTGCTGTTGACCGCCCGTACCACCGAGGACGACGTCCTGCTGGGTCTCGATCTTGGCGCCGACGACTACCTCACCAAACCGTACAGCCCGCGGGAGTTGGCCGCTCGGGTACGGGCGCTGCTGCGCCGGGCCCGGGTGGTGAGCGCCGACAACCGGGCGGTGCTGCGCGTCGGCGAGCTCGAGGTGGACGCCGGCCGGTTCGAGGTACGCGTCGGTGGCCGGCCGGTCGCCCTGACGGCCAAGGAGTTCGGCATCCTCGAGGTGCTCGCCGGCGAGCCCGGGCGGGTGTTCACCCGGGCGCAGATCATCGACCGCGCCTTCGGATTCGATCATTACGTGCTCGAACGCACCGTCGACGCGCACGTGATGAACCTCCGCCGTAAGGTCGAGGACGACGTTGCCGAGCCGCGGTACGTGCAGACCGTCTACGGCCGCGGCTACCGGCTCGCCGAACCGGAGCCGGAACGGGCGGCGACGCCGACGCACGGGGGCAGGCCCGGAGCCAGCCGGTGA
- a CDS encoding CatB-related O-acetyltransferase gives MPEQPRVVLLKPLVTSPLIEAGEFSYYDDPDDPNTFETRNVLYHYGPERLVIGKFCALGEGVRFIMNGANHRMDGPSTFPFPIMGGSWAEHFDLITGLPGRGDTVVGNDVWLGYRSMVMPGVRIGHGAIVASGSVVVDDVPDYAIVGGNPARLIRRRYSDADIDRLLALAWWDWPLQHLTEHIRTIMSGSIDDLENVAPAPPHR, from the coding sequence ATGCCCGAGCAACCGCGGGTGGTGCTGCTGAAACCGCTGGTCACCTCACCACTGATCGAAGCCGGAGAGTTCTCCTACTACGACGACCCGGATGATCCGAACACCTTCGAGACCCGCAACGTGCTGTACCACTACGGGCCGGAGCGGCTGGTCATCGGAAAGTTCTGCGCGTTGGGCGAGGGCGTGCGGTTCATCATGAACGGTGCCAACCACCGCATGGATGGCCCCTCGACCTTCCCCTTCCCGATCATGGGCGGTTCCTGGGCCGAGCACTTCGACCTCATCACCGGCCTGCCCGGGCGGGGCGACACCGTGGTGGGCAACGACGTCTGGCTCGGATACCGATCCATGGTGATGCCCGGCGTCCGCATCGGTCACGGAGCGATCGTCGCCTCCGGATCCGTCGTCGTCGACGACGTCCCCGACTACGCCATCGTCGGCGGCAACCCCGCCCGGCTCATCCGTCGCCGCTACAGCGACGCGGACATCGACCGCCTCCTCGCCCTGGCCTGGTGGGACTGGCCGCTCCAGCACCTCACCGAGCACATCCGCACGATCATGTCCGGAAGCATCGACGACCTGGAGAACGTGGCGCCTGCGCCTCCGCACCGGTGA